The genomic window CATCATTATTAAGCATTTCTGAAGCGAACTTACCGCTGCAGTATTTTACAATTTTGAACTTCCCGATAGGAGCCCCTCCACCGTCAATTACTGCTTTATTCTGATCGATTACTCCTGTAACTCGCCAACCGTCTTTATTGTTGATTCTATTTTGTATTACATCAACAGTTTTGTCAAACTCATAAGGACTCTTAATTTCTACAAGCATCATTTTTTCTGATGACATGTTCATTGCTAATCCCGTGAAAAATACTCCAAAGACCAATCCTCCAAGTACTGAAACTATTATTAAAATCTTTTTTTCCATTGTCTTAATTTTGTTTATTTTTTAGTGATAATATTTGTAAATACTGTAACTCTTTTACTTGGCAGAGCCAAAATTTGCCCCCGGTAATCCTTGCTTTTAGCGTAGCCGTAGGGGAGTAGAAGGAAGTAACCTGTACTAGGAATCAATCCTCTTCAACACAGAGCTCTCCTTTCTTAATTGCTGAAATAGTTTTAGATGTCACAATTACGAATGCAGCCAGTGCAAATGCTAAAAATAACCAGGCTAAATACTGATAAATAACCATTCCTGTTAGTTGAAAAGCTACCACAGAAGCTATTGTTATTGAAGCTAACGGGAATAAAAATGCCCACCATGAAACAAAAAACTTTAGATGCCTAAAACTTTTGTGGAGCATAAGTAATAACGCGGCGAAGAAATAGGCCATGTATAACATGAAAAATGCAAACGAATCTAAACTCTGGGTTATTCTAACATATGCTATAAATCCAATTGCAGGCGGAGCCAGTAAGATGAAGAAAGTTGGCATGAATTTTTTAGGCATCTGATCGTGAAATATAACACGGTTTAAAAATATTGTCAGCAGTATTATCCAAAATAAAAATCCAATACCAAAATATATCCATGCAATTTCACGAGCTATAAAGTCAACACCAATAACCGGTACTAAGATATTACCGACAACAGGTATAAACCAGGCAGGGTTGAAGGTCTTAATTTCAAAATTGTGTTGAATCCAAAACCTGATTGTGTGTAACATTATGTAAGTGTGTCCTAAAAAACCTATCCACCAAAATGGCAAGGCTACTAATGGCCAGATCCCATAAAATACTATAGAAAGAAGTAGAAATGATATTGTTATAGCCGAAAAGAAATTTATTCTGATTCTATGTTTGAAATCATCGTTTACATCCTTATAAAATATATAAGCCTTCCTGGAGTAGAAATAACTTACTGTTGCAAATGTAAGTAAAGCTATTGCCATCATTGCCAGAAACGGCCATTTAGGCAACCACTGTAAGTGGTAGAATTTGTTTAAAGCAACCGACACTCCTGCCAGCCCCATGATGCTCGAAAAAGCAGCTATAGGAAAATGCTGTAATTTTGATTTTTCCATTGGATAATTGATGTTATTAAAGTTGTAATAGTTTTTTGTAATTTATTTACGTGAAATTAAATCTATAATTTTACTTCCTGTTGTGCTCTCTTCTTCCTTTAGTATAATAAGTTGGATATTATTTTCTTCTGCAATTTTTTGGACATTATATCCTATTTCAAATCCACAGAATGTATTAACTCCTCTTGCTACGAGAAGTTTTGCGATTGATTTGCCGGATTGACTATGTTCGTCTTTAAACTTATTTGCGATAAGCGTTTTGCTTTTACTCTTTTCATCATAGATTACAAAATATGGACTTCTTGCAAATAGTTTTGATACCTTAAACTCGGATGAATTTCCCCTTACCGGAATTGCAATAATTTTAACATTACTCATTACAAATCATTTTCAATTAGTTTCACACTTTCACTACCACATAAAGGGCAT from Bacteroidota bacterium includes these protein-coding regions:
- a CDS encoding DUF302 domain-containing protein codes for the protein MEKKILIIVSVLGGLVFGVFFTGLAMNMSSEKMMLVEIKSPYEFDKTVDVIQNRINNKDGWRVTGVIDQNKAVIDGGGAPIGKFKIVKYCSGKFASEMLNNDDRRKIGVMMPKSFAVYEKSNGQVYISTANGAIMGKLFGSDASNIMEKVALDVEGIMSFVNLKFNVF
- a CDS encoding SLAC1 anion channel family protein; protein product: MEKSKLQHFPIAAFSSIMGLAGVSVALNKFYHLQWLPKWPFLAMMAIALLTFATVSYFYSRKAYIFYKDVNDDFKHRIRINFFSAITISFLLLSIVFYGIWPLVALPFWWIGFLGHTYIMLHTIRFWIQHNFEIKTFNPAWFIPVVGNILVPVIGVDFIAREIAWIYFGIGFLFWIILLTIFLNRVIFHDQMPKKFMPTFFILLAPPAIGFIAYVRITQSLDSFAFFMLYMAYFFAALLLMLHKSFRHLKFFVSWWAFLFPLASITIASVVAFQLTGMVIYQYLAWLFLAFALAAFVIVTSKTISAIKKGELCVEED
- a CDS encoding NifB/NifX family molybdenum-iron cluster-binding protein is translated as MSNVKIIAIPVRGNSSEFKVSKLFARSPYFVIYDEKSKSKTLIANKFKDEHSQSGKSIAKLLVARGVNTFCGFEIGYNVQKIAEENNIQLIILKEEESTTGSKIIDLISRK